Proteins from a genomic interval of Natronorubrum sediminis:
- a CDS encoding Cdc6/Cdc18 family protein — protein MSDSVNYFGSENEIFRNKELLQVSHLPDGDRIIGREDELTQLANAIKPATRGNTPNNVLVYGKTGTGKSLCSKFITNQAINQASANGNSIGVAYVDCLQESTETQAVQSIGHQLNEPTVTDVSIPHSGLSTSEYYRRLWEIVDDRFDVALIILDEVDKIEDDDILMQLSRAVESGKLTESTVGVIGISNKVRYKESLDERIKSSLCEREYVFSPYDATQIREILNSRSDAFHEDVLDDAVIPQVAALAAREHGDARKAIDILRFAGEIAEENGDNTVTEECVEQAHEREETSRLAELISKSPSHAKLVLEAMAFLTQQEGDDDAPIKTNEVYDLYKRLCDRDGSDHLKLRRVRDILSELEFLSIIDQERKWAGKGKGNYMENRLIDDPEVIIAACNESE, from the coding sequence ATGTCGGATTCGGTCAACTACTTTGGAAGCGAAAACGAGATTTTCCGGAACAAGGAGCTGTTGCAGGTCTCACACCTACCCGATGGTGATCGAATAATTGGCCGTGAAGACGAGTTGACGCAATTAGCGAATGCGATCAAGCCAGCAACACGTGGGAACACACCCAACAACGTTCTCGTGTACGGCAAGACTGGAACTGGAAAATCTCTGTGTTCGAAGTTCATTACCAATCAAGCAATCAATCAGGCCTCAGCGAACGGCAACTCGATCGGTGTCGCCTATGTCGACTGCCTACAGGAATCGACTGAAACACAGGCCGTCCAATCGATCGGCCATCAACTCAACGAACCAACTGTGACGGACGTTTCAATCCCTCACTCCGGATTGAGCACATCTGAATACTACCGCCGTCTCTGGGAAATCGTCGATGACCGATTCGATGTCGCCCTAATCATTTTGGACGAGGTCGACAAGATCGAAGACGATGATATCCTGATGCAACTTTCCCGTGCGGTGGAATCAGGAAAACTTACTGAGAGCACTGTCGGCGTCATCGGCATTTCGAACAAAGTGCGATACAAGGAATCACTCGACGAGCGGATCAAATCGAGTCTGTGCGAACGTGAGTACGTCTTTTCACCGTATGATGCGACTCAAATTCGCGAAATTCTCAACTCTCGATCTGATGCCTTCCACGAAGACGTCCTCGACGATGCAGTGATCCCACAGGTGGCTGCACTTGCGGCTCGAGAACACGGTGACGCACGGAAAGCAATCGACATCCTCCGCTTTGCAGGTGAGATTGCCGAAGAAAACGGCGACAACACTGTCACTGAGGAATGCGTCGAACAGGCCCACGAACGCGAAGAGACGAGTCGCCTTGCAGAACTCATCTCAAAGAGCCCGAGCCATGCGAAACTCGTGCTCGAGGCAATGGCGTTCTTGACCCAGCAAGAAGGTGATGACGATGCTCCGATCAAGACGAACGAAGTCTACGATCTCTACAAACGACTGTGCGATCGAGATGGCTCTGATCACCTGAAACTGCGGCGTGTCCGTGATATCCTCTCGGAACTCGAATTTCTCTCGATCATCGATCAAGAGCGTAAGTGGGCTGGAAAGGGGAAAGGAAACTATATGGAGAATCGATTGATCGACGACCCAGAGGTCATAATTGCAGCCTGCAACGAATCGGAGTGA
- a CDS encoding amidohydrolase family protein, with protein sequence MVESQRGSTSIRSLTDMTIVDTDSHVTETLEDLIPYVERQNPGVVRFLENAADARRDVYSATRATAAFSQTPGPLDGQETGSSDIVNSPVREPSVKIELMEQFDIDYSILSPGLNLNLATVNHDSTAAAIAQAYNSWLTDTFLDVHDGFRATAIVAHQKPAKAAEEIDRMASEDDIVGIQLPGSGLVPPAGHTWYDPIYEAAEDHGLPVVMHSGNNGASAVFPIQRQWAETFLEDHAFTFPVESMWHLISLVCQGVPERFPDLEFVLQECGIEWLPWLMWRLDDHYLQNSQDVPLLRRMPSEYIKEHFYITSQPLGHTERNDHLASIVEMAGGEETLLFAMDHPHPDFDTPEELYNPLCAGLDGDSISQIMGETALELFDI encoded by the coding sequence ATGGTAGAGTCACAGCGCGGTTCTACGTCGATACGATCGCTTACCGACATGACGATCGTCGATACGGATTCGCACGTCACCGAGACGCTCGAGGATCTCATTCCATACGTCGAACGGCAGAACCCGGGCGTCGTTCGGTTCTTGGAGAACGCGGCGGACGCGCGGCGCGATGTGTACTCCGCAACGCGTGCGACCGCAGCGTTCAGCCAGACGCCGGGGCCCCTCGATGGCCAGGAGACCGGTTCGTCAGACATCGTCAACTCGCCGGTTCGCGAACCGTCGGTGAAGATCGAACTAATGGAGCAGTTCGACATCGATTACTCGATTCTTTCGCCAGGGTTGAACCTGAACCTGGCGACAGTCAACCACGATTCGACGGCCGCCGCAATCGCGCAGGCGTACAACTCGTGGCTGACCGACACGTTCCTTGACGTACACGACGGGTTCCGAGCGACAGCGATAGTCGCCCACCAGAAACCGGCCAAAGCAGCTGAGGAAATCGATCGTATGGCGAGCGAAGACGATATCGTCGGTATCCAGTTACCTGGGTCCGGACTCGTCCCGCCCGCCGGACACACCTGGTACGACCCGATCTACGAAGCGGCCGAAGACCACGGACTCCCGGTCGTGATGCACAGTGGGAACAACGGTGCGTCCGCCGTCTTCCCAATCCAGCGTCAGTGGGCCGAAACCTTCCTCGAGGACCATGCGTTCACGTTCCCAGTCGAGTCGATGTGGCACCTCATCTCGTTGGTCTGTCAAGGCGTTCCCGAGCGGTTCCCAGACCTCGAGTTCGTTCTCCAGGAGTGTGGAATCGAGTGGTTGCCGTGGTTAATGTGGCGACTCGACGATCACTACCTCCAGAACTCGCAGGACGTCCCATTGCTGCGTCGGATGCCAAGTGAGTACATCAAAGAGCACTTCTACATCACGTCCCAGCCGCTCGGGCACACCGAACGCAATGACCACCTCGCCTCGATTGTCGAGATGGCCGGCGGCGAGGAGACACTGCTGTTCGCGATGGACCACCCACACCCCGACTTCGATACACCCGAAGAGCTGTACAATCCGCTGTGTGCAGGCCTCGACGGTGACAGTATCA